The sequence below is a genomic window from Longimicrobiales bacterium.
GGTCGGATCGGCCTCACGTCAAACGCCAGCGCGTCGCGACGCAGCGGCGGCTTCGAGTTCGGAATTCTCGATCGGCAGCGCACGGACGACGCATACGGCACGCGTGTCGATCTGGATGTCATTGGCAGCAGTGTGCGCGTGCGTGGCGGACTGGAGCTCACGCGGTTCGGTGCGCTCACGTCCGGCCGTGTCCCGCTGACACGCGACCTGAATCCCGGCTCGCCGTCGCACGTCCTCGACAACGAGGCGGAGAGTGTCTGGCATGCGGGCGGCTACATCGAGGCGGAGAAGCAGCTGATCGACGGTCTGGTCGCCGTGGCCGGCACGCGTGTGGACCGGCTGCCGGGGGCGGGCGCCGTTTCGCTGGACCCGCGCATCGCGCTGGCGTACACTTCGGGAGAGTGGACGCTGCGCACGGGTGCGGGCCTGTTCAGCCAGGGAAGCTGGCGCCGTACGTACCGCCTCCCGGATGAGGGCACGCCGTCCGGCGCGCCGACGCGCGCGCGGCATCTCGTCGCGGGAGCGGAACGCAGCGGCGAGCCGGCGATCCGCGTCGAGGCGTACGCGAAGCTCTATGACGACTTCGCACGTGTATCGGGCGGCGGACCGCACACCGCATCGGCACGATCCACAGGACTCGACGCCATTGTGCGCTGGCAGCGTCAGGACCGGCTGAACGGCTGGATCACGTACTCACTGCTCGATGCCGATCTCACGCTCGAGAACGGCGACGTCACGCCCGCACGCTTCGACGTGACGCACACGCTCACCGGTGTCGCGCGTTTCGCGCTGAGCGATGCGTGGGAGCTCGGCAGCACCGTGCGCTACGCGAGCGGGAAACCGTACAGCCCCGTCACCGGGACGATCCCGTCTACGGAGGCAGGCTGGCCGGATGAGCCGGTGTTCGGCGCAGTGCACGGCGACCGACTGCCGCACTACTTCCGTATCGATGGCCGTATCACGCGCTATCAGCGAATGGGTGACGTCACTCGCGTCTTCTATCTCGAGATGCTGGATCTGAACGGGCGCCGCAACATCGTCGGCTACCAGTACGACGCGTCGTTCACCACGCGACTCCCCGTGGAATCGTTCTTCGCGCGCCGCACGTTCGTGCTCGGCGCGGAGGTGGGCTTCTGAGCGAGACGGTCATCGCCGGCGGAATCGCCGCATCGTTCATCGCACTCGGCGCGACGTTCATCGGCACGGCGCTGCTGCTGCTTTTCAACCCCGCGAGCCGGGAGATCCGCTGGTACGCGGTGTTCAACATCTTCATCATGCTCTGGCTCGGGTTTCAGGGCTGGGCCCTCGCCCGGGGCATGATGCCCACGTCGCTCATCGGCTTCCGCTTCGCGGTTCACATGCTGCCCGCACTGTTTCTCGCTACCGTTGTCGGCGGAGGCGAGGACAGAGCGCGCAGCTGGCTGCCGTTTGCGGCGGTGCTGCTGGGCCTGGCACTGTTTCCGATCCTGGAGCGCAGCGACTGGAGCAGCGCGCGCATCTGGCACCTGGGCGGCTGGTGCACGGGTGCGGCGATGTACGCGTGGCGCGCGATCCGCAGTCGCGGCCGCAGCAGCCGCGCGCGGGGCCGCACGACACGAAGTGAGCGCGCGCTGGAGCTGGTGTTGTCGGGGCTCGTTCCGATCGGCGTTACCGGCGCGATCCTCGCCCAGGGCGCGTTCGTGCTGATCATACTGCCGGTGCTCACTGTGACGGTGCTGCTGCTCATCTTCTTTGGCGTTGTGCACCACCGGTTCTACGACATCGAGGTGCGCGCAGCCCGCACCGGCGACCTCGCGGCGGCCGCAGCGGAGCACGACCGCCTCGCCCTGCTCGGCGAGCTGTCCGCCACCATTGCACACGAAGTGCGCAATCCCCTCACCGGCATCCGTTCACTCACGCAGATGATCGCGGAGCCGACCGTGGAGGATGACAGG
It includes:
- a CDS encoding HAMP domain-containing sensor histidine kinase — its product is MFNIFIMLWLGFQGWALARGMMPTSLIGFRFAVHMLPALFLATVVGGGEDRARSWLPFAAVLLGLALFPILERSDWSSARIWHLGGWCTGAAMYAWRAIRSRGRSSRARGRTTRSERALELVLSGLVPIGVTGAILAQGAFVLIILPVLTVTVLLLIFFGVVHHRFYDIEVRAARTGDLAAAAAEHDRLALLGELSATIAHEVRNPLTGIRSLTQMIAEPTVEDDRRVRYAGVILDEVTRLDRIVGNLTDLARRSSRGTAQNAATELGPLFEDLRLLVDTRARRAAVTVRIDAGVPIVNAPREALAQALLNLLLNAIAHAPANSTVTLRSVDDEGVTMSVSDEGPGVPDGERDRIFEPFHTRGGTGLGLTVVRRLADEHGWHVTVTNADRGGAVFSIHVPQTTEVPQETLPA